From the Leptospira sp. WS60.C2 genome, one window contains:
- the folK gene encoding 2-amino-4-hydroxy-6-hydroxymethyldihydropteridine diphosphokinase, producing MKYSNIAFLSLGSNIGDRHHFMDQAIWEISTLPELQILKQSERLETAPLENTNQPYFLNQILKVMVSSAFTLPCLLDSLQGIEDKLGRKRRSWKGPREIDIDILTYEAVVMKTDFLHLPHHSLYSRPFIKQLLTDMGEICVYALFSELNHEKHYSTV from the coding sequence ATGAAGTATTCCAATATTGCCTTTCTGTCCTTAGGATCCAACATCGGAGACAGGCACCATTTTATGGACCAGGCAATTTGGGAAATCTCCACATTACCTGAGTTACAGATTTTAAAACAATCCGAACGATTGGAAACCGCACCGTTAGAAAACACAAACCAACCTTATTTTTTAAACCAAATCCTCAAGGTAATGGTTTCTTCTGCTTTCACACTTCCTTGTTTACTTGATTCACTCCAAGGCATCGAAGATAAATTGGGACGCAAACGTAGGTCTTGGAAAGGACCACGTGAAATTGACATCGACATTCTCACCTATGAGGCTGTTGTGATGAAAACAGATTTTTTACATTTACCTCACCATTCCCTCTACTCTAGACCTTTCATCAAACAATTGTTAACAGATATGGGTGAAATTTGTGTATATGCCCTTTTTTCGGAACTAAACCATGAAAAACATTATTCTACAGTATAA
- a CDS encoding rhodanese-like domain-containing protein, whose translation MVPEIDVVSFKKRLDARAEGKDDFFVLDVRNPNEQQIALVPGTDKLIPVSELAARIDELKNQIDKEILVYCRSGGRSGMACGILAQAGFKSYKNVAGGILAYSDLVDPSMQKY comes from the coding sequence ATGGTACCAGAAATCGATGTAGTCAGTTTTAAAAAACGTCTGGATGCAAGAGCGGAAGGAAAGGATGATTTTTTTGTTTTGGATGTGCGAAATCCAAACGAACAACAAATTGCACTCGTTCCAGGTACAGACAAACTCATTCCAGTCAGTGAACTTGCGGCTCGGATTGATGAATTAAAAAACCAAATCGACAAAGAAATTTTGGTCTATTGCCGTTCTGGTGGAAGATCAGGTATGGCATGTGGAATTTTAGCCCAAGCAGGATTCAAATCCTATAAAAACGTCGCTGGTGGAATCCTCGCTTATTCAGACCTCGTTGACCCAAGTATGCAAAAGTATTAA
- a CDS encoding 3-deoxy-7-phosphoheptulonate synthase, with the protein MKPTANLRILEQHNLIPPSVIIEELPLTDEASEVVVKTRSQISDIIHGKDDKRMLVVVGPCSVHDINAVMEYAEKLKPKIKEFEKELLIVMRVYFEKPRTTVGWKGLINDPDLDGSFHINKGLQLARKLLLDLNKMGIPCGTEFLDVISPQYIADLVAWGAIGARTTESQVHRELASGLSAPIGFKNGTDGNVQIAIDAIRSASSSHHFLSVTNQGNTAIFRTSGNQDTHVILRGGNKGPNFDEASVNEVGAQIEKAGLPPKVMVDCSHGNSQKDFRKQPGVVESVAEQFAKGSKYILGVMIESHLKEGNQSIDAKPLTYGQSITDACVSWETTVPMLEKLAEAANKRK; encoded by the coding sequence ATGAAACCAACAGCCAATTTAAGAATCTTAGAACAACACAATCTCATCCCACCTTCGGTGATCATAGAAGAACTCCCATTAACAGATGAGGCATCCGAGGTAGTTGTCAAAACTAGAAGTCAAATTTCAGACATCATTCACGGCAAAGACGACAAACGTATGTTAGTGGTCGTCGGCCCTTGTTCTGTTCACGATATAAATGCCGTGATGGAATATGCAGAAAAGTTAAAACCGAAAATCAAAGAGTTTGAAAAAGAACTTCTCATTGTGATGAGAGTGTATTTTGAAAAACCAAGAACGACAGTTGGTTGGAAGGGACTCATCAACGATCCAGATTTGGATGGCTCTTTTCATATCAACAAAGGGTTACAACTCGCTCGTAAACTTTTACTCGATCTCAATAAAATGGGAATTCCTTGCGGAACCGAATTTTTAGATGTGATCTCCCCACAATACATTGCTGACCTTGTGGCTTGGGGTGCTATTGGTGCAAGAACGACAGAAAGCCAAGTCCACCGTGAACTTGCGTCGGGACTCTCAGCACCCATTGGATTCAAAAACGGCACGGATGGAAACGTTCAAATTGCGATTGATGCGATTCGCTCTGCTAGCTCAAGCCACCATTTCCTTTCGGTCACAAACCAAGGGAATACTGCCATTTTTCGTACATCGGGCAACCAAGATACCCATGTGATCTTACGTGGAGGAAACAAAGGACCTAACTTTGATGAGGCGTCTGTAAATGAAGTAGGTGCCCAAATTGAAAAAGCAGGCCTTCCACCAAAAGTGATGGTAGACTGTTCACATGGAAATAGCCAAAAAGACTTTCGCAAACAACCAGGCGTAGTGGAATCTGTTGCGGAACAATTTGCCAAAGGAAGCAAATACATCCTTGGTGTGATGATTGAAAGCCACTTAAAAGAAGGAAACCAATCGATCGATGCCAAACCATTGACCTATGGGCAGTCTATTACAGATGCTTGTGTGTCTTGGGAAACAACGGTTCCTATGCTAGAAAAACTCGCTGAGGCAGCAAACAAACGTAAGTAA
- a CDS encoding ATP-binding protein yields MNLSEITSIRDGNPQCKTCGGVGITLAEHVRGSRSGALVLCHCIGSECNTCEAKGQPPFMSFDRKLDKMLPCVCHNARFSLRNLETLVEKANIPPRYRFQFLSTIDIGDTANDPDMSFIIAHDWANELVHKFKNPDFTPQGFYLWGGTGSGKTLLACVILNELIFRYGITCKYAKVNKDFLSAIRDTYQSDSETHGQERSIEREFANVDVLVIDDFGVQKESEFNNRKLYDLIDSRYEQEKLTLLTSNHSLVEWRDRGQGRIYSRLMEMTKEIELKCPDYRTKFVKR; encoded by the coding sequence ATGAATTTATCCGAAATTACTTCGATTCGAGACGGAAATCCGCAGTGTAAAACCTGTGGAGGAGTGGGCATTACCTTAGCAGAACATGTAAGGGGATCTCGTTCTGGTGCTCTTGTATTATGCCATTGTATTGGAAGTGAATGTAATACGTGTGAGGCGAAAGGTCAGCCACCTTTTATGTCTTTCGATCGAAAATTGGACAAAATGCTTCCTTGTGTTTGCCATAATGCAAGGTTTTCCCTTCGCAATTTAGAAACTTTAGTCGAAAAAGCAAACATTCCTCCTCGTTACCGTTTCCAATTTTTATCCACAATCGACATTGGAGATACAGCAAACGATCCTGATATGTCGTTTATCATTGCTCACGACTGGGCAAACGAACTTGTTCATAAATTTAAAAATCCAGATTTCACACCACAAGGGTTTTACCTTTGGGGCGGAACAGGCTCTGGAAAAACCTTACTGGCTTGTGTCATTTTGAATGAACTCATATTTCGGTATGGGATCACTTGTAAGTATGCAAAGGTAAACAAAGACTTTTTGTCTGCCATTCGTGATACCTACCAATCCGATAGCGAAACGCACGGACAAGAACGTTCCATCGAACGTGAATTTGCAAACGTAGATGTACTTGTGATCGATGACTTTGGTGTGCAGAAAGAATCGGAGTTCAACAATCGTAAGTTATATGATCTCATCGACAGTCGTTATGAACAAGAAAAACTCACTCTTCTCACATCCAATCACTCTCTTGTGGAATGGAGAGACCGTGGCCAAGGTCGCATTTACTCACGACTGATGGAAATGACAAAAGAAATCGAATTAAAATGTCCTGATTATCGCACCAAGTTTGTGAAGAGGTAA
- a CDS encoding ABC-F family ATP-binding cassette domain-containing protein — MIQFIQIHQHFGPKVLFEGFSWHIKPGCRVALVGPNGSGKTTLFQMAAGKLKPESGEVVRSKHTVLSLFQQIPEFDPETSVIETVLDENKLYAEYDTKRKAIEAKFETTDHEDPQFETLLHEQSELEEFAHLHDLHGLEARAKKILSGLGFATTDFTRKTKEFSPGYHHRIGLAIALLNPHNLLLLDEPTNHLDDKTKSWLADYLVSQNQAFVLVTHDPEFLNQTVDTIIEINPHGTFEFQGSLEEFFEAKNEIQEKLKVQFEKEESYLKSRMEWVERFRAQATKARQVQSVIKRLEKRDKVDNPEESFWNQKPDYQFQFVPSSNIILRLEHASFSYPDRNTGEKKTIFENAEIEISAGDKVALVGPNGAGKSTLMRCLLEQHKLDSGKLYYGPKTKLGYFSQTHGEDLDESLNLVETVLKKYPELNEEKARTLLGHFAFPGDGVFKSVKHLSGGEQSRLRLALLVNHPSNCLFLDEPTNHLDIVIREAIKRALIDFPGSLLIISHDPDFMKGLCNRTFQLSGGELQNLNCSFDDYLKFHKEDELGTNAKDPLSRKPKSEEKKPNPQASKNKRKKLEKEISDLEVQIERLEKNKKDKEELLQDPEFFKNRSFQLEMDTYNDIKREIALLTKRWEEATIELEEMGGVT; from the coding sequence TTGATCCAATTCATCCAAATCCACCAACATTTTGGCCCCAAAGTTCTCTTTGAGGGTTTTAGCTGGCACATCAAACCTGGTTGTCGTGTTGCCCTCGTAGGTCCGAACGGATCAGGCAAAACCACACTCTTCCAAATGGCCGCAGGGAAACTAAAACCAGAGTCGGGGGAAGTGGTTCGCTCCAAACATACCGTTTTATCTCTCTTCCAACAGATTCCTGAGTTCGATCCGGAGACATCCGTCATTGAAACGGTTCTCGATGAAAACAAATTGTATGCGGAATATGATACCAAACGAAAGGCCATCGAAGCCAAGTTTGAAACCACTGACCACGAAGATCCCCAATTTGAAACATTACTCCATGAACAAAGTGAATTGGAGGAATTTGCCCACTTACACGACTTACACGGTCTAGAAGCTCGGGCAAAAAAAATCCTTTCGGGACTTGGATTTGCCACTACAGATTTCACAAGGAAAACAAAAGAGTTTTCCCCAGGTTACCACCATAGGATTGGTCTTGCCATTGCCTTACTCAATCCACACAATTTATTATTACTTGATGAACCAACAAACCATTTGGATGACAAAACCAAATCTTGGTTGGCCGATTATTTGGTATCTCAAAACCAAGCCTTTGTCCTTGTCACACACGATCCTGAATTTTTAAACCAAACGGTTGATACCATTATTGAAATCAATCCACATGGAACCTTTGAATTCCAAGGAAGTTTGGAAGAGTTTTTTGAAGCCAAAAACGAAATCCAAGAAAAACTAAAAGTCCAATTCGAAAAAGAAGAATCGTATTTAAAATCCCGTATGGAATGGGTAGAACGTTTCCGTGCCCAGGCCACAAAGGCAAGGCAAGTGCAGTCTGTCATCAAACGCCTGGAAAAACGGGACAAAGTCGACAATCCTGAAGAAAGTTTCTGGAACCAAAAACCAGACTACCAATTCCAATTTGTTCCTTCCAGTAATATCATTCTACGATTAGAACATGCTTCCTTTTCGTATCCAGATCGGAACACAGGAGAAAAAAAGACGATATTTGAAAATGCAGAGATCGAAATTTCTGCTGGCGACAAAGTGGCACTCGTAGGTCCCAATGGAGCGGGGAAATCAACCCTCATGCGATGTTTGTTGGAACAACACAAACTCGATTCTGGTAAATTGTATTACGGTCCCAAAACCAAACTTGGTTATTTTTCCCAAACCCACGGCGAGGATTTGGATGAATCACTGAACTTGGTCGAAACTGTCTTAAAAAAATACCCCGAACTGAACGAAGAAAAAGCAAGGACTCTGCTTGGCCATTTTGCTTTTCCTGGGGACGGAGTTTTTAAGTCCGTAAAACACTTATCAGGTGGGGAACAAAGTCGCCTTCGTTTGGCACTTCTTGTCAATCATCCATCCAATTGTTTGTTTCTCGACGAACCCACAAACCACCTGGACATTGTGATCCGAGAAGCCATCAAACGTGCTCTCATCGATTTTCCAGGAAGCCTACTCATCATCAGCCACGACCCTGATTTTATGAAGGGACTCTGTAACCGCACCTTCCAACTTTCAGGTGGAGAATTACAAAACCTCAATTGTAGTTTTGACGATTACCTCAAATTCCACAAAGAAGACGAATTGGGTACAAACGCGAAGGACCCATTGTCCAGAAAACCTAAATCTGAAGAAAAAAAGCCGAATCCCCAGGCGAGTAAAAACAAACGGAAAAAATTGGAAAAAGAAATTTCCGATTTGGAAGTCCAAATAGAAAGACTGGAAAAAAACAAAAAAGACAAAGAAGAACTTTTACAAGATCCAGAGTTCTTTAAAAACAGAAGTTTTCAGTTGGAAATGGACACTTATAACGATATTAAAAGAGAAATCGCTCTCCTAACCAAACGTTGGGAAGAAGCAACAATAGAACTAGAGGAAATGGGCGGAGTCACATAA
- a CDS encoding sulfite exporter TauE/SafE family protein, whose translation MEPTFQIFHDFVWGFWPGVIVVFGVGFFVGYLASFLGLGGGFIYTPFFHSFFHLTAVQAVAVSLAQMPVSALSGLYVYFKNDKIRWKQGFLLLATSIPSAQYTAYAFGRFEETTLGKQLYYGIPLSEFVYLIVFTFFLGILAVYNLIAALKKRKKYYDSIQQNTLDLAVSNNTSKHQSSQASNTTQTSSYQTKEDSFLLSRRSILIVLLVGVFFGMFSSLFGIGGGFLAVPLFVYYFRMSPVEAVATSFLGIFLTSFGTTLQFLLLGKLHWELALVGSFGGIFGARIGSLKAVSAKPYTILLVTSLFQFLVVVWYLVGKLPKF comes from the coding sequence TTGGAACCAACATTTCAAATATTCCATGATTTTGTTTGGGGCTTTTGGCCTGGCGTTATTGTGGTGTTTGGAGTGGGTTTTTTTGTTGGATACTTAGCCTCCTTCCTGGGATTGGGAGGAGGTTTTATCTATACTCCCTTTTTTCATAGTTTCTTTCATTTAACGGCCGTTCAAGCAGTTGCTGTGTCTTTAGCACAGATGCCTGTTTCTGCTTTATCTGGTTTATACGTTTATTTTAAAAATGACAAAATCCGCTGGAAACAAGGATTTTTGTTACTTGCCACCTCGATTCCATCAGCACAATACACTGCTTATGCGTTTGGAAGGTTTGAAGAGACAACTCTCGGTAAACAACTGTATTATGGAATTCCATTATCTGAATTTGTGTATCTGATTGTATTTACGTTCTTTTTAGGAATCCTTGCTGTTTATAATTTGATTGCAGCGTTAAAAAAACGAAAAAAATACTACGATTCAATCCAACAAAACACATTGGATTTGGCTGTCTCAAATAATACATCCAAACATCAATCCTCCCAAGCTTCAAACACAACCCAAACCTCATCATATCAAACAAAGGAAGATTCTTTCCTTTTGTCCCGTCGTTCGATATTGATTGTCCTTCTTGTGGGTGTATTTTTTGGAATGTTCTCGTCTTTGTTTGGAATTGGAGGAGGATTTTTAGCAGTTCCATTATTTGTTTATTATTTTCGAATGAGCCCTGTAGAAGCTGTTGCTACATCCTTTCTTGGTATCTTCTTAACTTCGTTTGGAACAACGCTTCAATTCCTTCTTCTCGGAAAATTACATTGGGAGCTCGCTCTTGTTGGTAGTTTTGGCGGAATTTTTGGTGCAAGGATTGGCTCTTTGAAGGCAGTGAGTGCCAAACCATATACCATTTTACTCGTCACTTCCCTCTTTCAATTTTTGGTTGTGGTCTGGTATCTCGTTGGAAAACTTCCCAAATTTTAA
- a CDS encoding YihY/virulence factor BrkB family protein, producing MKRIRRFFSEVYLYDVHGLASELSFTFLLTLFPLLVVFVTLLGLLQDPKTINLMTDQIGKFLPAPIFQPIDKSVENLTRVKSYNVIAISIVISFVSSLTIFGTISKALRFISRDETQVGFIASQWINFRLLVISLVLLILYFYLTYGIVSIERLLYRNYRFSFFRNNPYLSVSLIILPYCIGVFTFYYAYITKAKTTLKENLPGAIFASFLVLGMSFGFQFYLKMKNVGVNYSYAYDLISKMVVLMLYTYINSTFFIWGFLWNQILSDDRKKKSHSKK from the coding sequence ATGAAACGGATCCGTCGATTTTTCAGTGAAGTGTATTTATACGATGTCCATGGGCTTGCCTCAGAACTTTCGTTCACCTTTCTTTTGACCCTATTTCCCTTACTCGTCGTGTTTGTGACCCTACTTGGGCTTTTGCAAGATCCAAAAACCATCAATTTGATGACGGACCAAATTGGAAAATTTTTACCAGCCCCTATTTTCCAACCCATCGATAAAAGTGTGGAAAACCTAACACGGGTAAAAAGTTACAATGTGATTGCGATCAGTATTGTCATTTCGTTTGTTTCGAGTCTTACGATCTTTGGAACCATTTCCAAAGCCCTTCGTTTTATATCCAGGGATGAAACTCAAGTTGGGTTTATTGCTTCGCAGTGGATCAATTTTCGGCTTCTCGTTATCTCTCTTGTTTTACTTATTTTGTATTTTTATCTGACATACGGAATTGTCTCCATTGAACGATTGTTATATCGCAATTATCGATTTTCCTTTTTTAGAAACAATCCCTATCTTTCGGTTTCGCTCATCATTTTACCATATTGTATAGGTGTATTTACATTTTATTATGCTTATATTACAAAAGCAAAAACCACTTTAAAAGAAAATTTACCAGGAGCCATTTTTGCATCCTTCCTTGTGTTAGGAATGAGTTTTGGATTTCAGTTTTATTTAAAGATGAAAAACGTAGGTGTGAACTATTCTTATGCGTACGATTTGATTTCTAAAATGGTAGTGCTCATGTTATATACGTACATCAACTCTACGTTTTTCATTTGGGGATTTTTATGGAATCAGATACTTTCGGACGATCGCAAAAAAAAATCTCATTCTAAGAAATAA
- a CDS encoding ABC transporter ATP-binding protein, producing MLEFKNVFKSFHNEEETIDVLKNISFRMETGEFVAIIGPSGSGKSTLLGVAAGLDKPDSGVVSLDGIDLTKQNESKLADIRADQIGFIFQNFQLLPGLNAIENVGIPLYLKSSLSEKEILAKAESILESVAMSHRATHFPKQLSGGEEQRIAIARSFVNDPKIIFADEPTANLDYKNSQTILDLLLYRNKKQGTTLVVVTHDPDVAKLADRVLEMKDGEIISDSKNKKSASTAKKSSQSKSSSQKTSTKPKQTSQGKKKVSR from the coding sequence GTGTTAGAATTTAAAAATGTGTTTAAATCATTTCACAATGAAGAAGAAACAATTGATGTGTTGAAAAATATTTCATTTCGCATGGAAACTGGTGAATTTGTAGCGATTATCGGCCCTTCTGGTTCCGGTAAATCCACTCTTCTCGGGGTTGCGGCAGGGCTTGACAAACCAGATTCGGGTGTTGTATCACTCGATGGAATTGATCTCACCAAACAAAACGAATCAAAACTTGCAGACATCCGTGCTGATCAAATCGGTTTTATCTTTCAAAACTTTCAATTATTACCTGGACTCAATGCGATCGAGAATGTAGGGATTCCTTTGTACTTAAAATCATCACTCTCGGAGAAAGAAATTTTAGCAAAAGCAGAATCCATTTTAGAATCTGTGGCGATGTCTCATCGTGCGACTCATTTCCCAAAACAACTGTCAGGTGGAGAAGAACAAAGAATTGCCATCGCGCGGAGTTTTGTAAATGATCCCAAGATTATTTTTGCTGATGAACCAACGGCAAATTTAGATTATAAAAATAGCCAAACCATTTTAGATCTTTTGTTATATCGTAACAAAAAACAAGGAACAACTCTTGTTGTGGTGACACATGATCCAGATGTAGCAAAACTTGCGGACAGAGTGTTAGAGATGAAAGATGGAGAAATCATATCGGATTCTAAGAACAAGAAGTCTGCGTCCACTGCAAAGAAAAGCTCCCAATCCAAGTCTTCTTCGCAAAAAACATCCACCAAACCAAAACAGACGAGTCAAGGAAAGAAGAAGGTGAGTCGATGA
- the panB gene encoding 3-methyl-2-oxobutanoate hydroxymethyltransferase, which produces MKNIILQYKKKYDAGEPISVITCYDYTFATLFNRTDVDCLLVGDSLGMVIQGNHSTLPVTLDEIIYHTKAVCKGAPDKTIIADLPFLSYQTSIEEGIRSAGRVLKETNASCVKLEGDSDFIIELTKRMTESGIPVFAHLGLTPQSVHTLGGHRVQGKTEAARQKMIRKSRELAEAGAFALLLEMVPESLGKEITEAIRIPTIGIGAGKYTSGQVLVMQDLLGLNEDFHPKFLKKFGNLSGAVKEAVNAYHNEVTKREYPSEAHVFLDS; this is translated from the coding sequence ATGAAAAACATTATTCTACAGTATAAAAAGAAATACGATGCGGGGGAACCGATCTCTGTCATCACCTGTTATGATTATACTTTTGCGACCCTTTTCAATCGTACAGATGTGGATTGCCTTCTTGTAGGTGATTCTCTTGGGATGGTCATCCAAGGAAACCATTCGACTCTCCCTGTCACACTGGATGAGATCATTTACCACACGAAAGCGGTTTGCAAAGGGGCTCCGGACAAAACCATCATCGCCGATTTGCCATTTTTATCCTACCAAACCTCCATCGAAGAGGGAATTCGTTCTGCGGGACGAGTTTTAAAGGAAACCAACGCTTCCTGTGTGAAACTGGAAGGGGACTCCGACTTCATCATTGAACTCACAAAACGAATGACCGAATCTGGGATTCCTGTGTTTGCACATCTCGGACTCACTCCCCAATCGGTGCATACCCTTGGTGGACACCGTGTCCAAGGGAAAACGGAAGCGGCCCGTCAAAAAATGATTCGCAAATCCAGAGAACTTGCAGAGGCAGGTGCCTTTGCTTTGTTACTCGAAATGGTGCCAGAATCTCTCGGAAAAGAAATCACAGAAGCGATTCGAATCCCTACCATTGGAATTGGAGCTGGAAAGTATACCTCTGGCCAAGTGCTTGTCATGCAAGACCTACTTGGTCTCAATGAAGACTTTCATCCGAAGTTTTTAAAGAAGTTTGGGAACTTAAGTGGGGCCGTGAAAGAAGCAGTGAATGCCTATCACAACGAAGTGACAAAAAGAGAGTATCCTTCCGAAGCCCATGTGTTTTTAGATTCATAA
- a CDS encoding ABC transporter permease, with protein sequence MKASLFRFYLKRELFSRFRYSLLIVVSITLGVGSVIGIHSYKDNTANAIKKEAKSIMGADLALQSPQEITDSGERLIQTHLPKGAKTSASIQFLSMISNESGSENSLSFIKGIEINYPFYGEMKTEPENAYSNLKPNQVLLDPTLVENLKLKLGDRVRLGDSLLEVAGVILKEPGAVGSFVGSAPGSIIRKETAIQSGLVQRGSRIRYTVYLQFPETIDSLAWKDNEFASFIKEDLTIYHNTEVNSGSQQFIKNTFDYMALLALAGFFLGAISVYTAVRTRLLEKRNEIAILMCLGAKPNVILLLVFSEILILSVLGTVFGLALGSIIQRLLPDISGIMTIGEQSVLGLSFSSFLWSVVLGVVLPLLISIPLVLETRSVKPLAALKEVESQTSGTFSSSYWQLGSFVLIYILFTSLAILETESIFKGILFTLVLLMLPLLVYGLYILLGTFLQKIAKLGWLSKEWSLVTKKVTRKSGALRLSIIGLGSALFILTLSLILQESLLELSGAREIERRPNMFLLDIRETQKDGLLETIAKFPVEKQYVAPVIGARLSKVNGEPVKKEDTIKNAMDRNWRATARTREYFLSYRDSLYDTEEVTKGSWWRESSQNEISVERDFSTYLQASVGDELTFNVQGREVSGKITNLRSVNWADMKPNFVVLFSRGILEKAPRFYIVSLLIDESENRYQLQKQVVNRFPNITVIDTEKTIQAFMGILEKVTQMMALMTMFILAASFVLVFTTLYASQSERKREFALLRVIGANSRFMGKHFLREAMLVSVISFFLGLVYAVVSNEVLNRSVLELRSVYPYGQLSVVFLGICFVTVTLYTLGLFSFFRMPTKTVLKEIK encoded by the coding sequence ATGAAGGCGTCTCTATTTCGATTTTATCTGAAACGAGAGCTTTTCTCTAGATTTCGGTATTCATTACTGATTGTTGTCTCGATCACGCTGGGTGTGGGGTCTGTCATTGGGATCCATTCCTATAAAGACAATACGGCAAATGCCATCAAAAAAGAGGCAAAATCCATTATGGGAGCCGATCTTGCCTTACAATCCCCCCAAGAAATCACGGACTCAGGGGAAAGATTGATCCAAACGCACTTACCAAAAGGTGCAAAAACCAGTGCTTCCATTCAATTTTTGTCCATGATTTCCAATGAATCGGGTTCCGAAAATTCTCTCAGTTTTATCAAAGGGATCGAAATAAATTATCCCTTTTATGGAGAAATGAAAACCGAGCCAGAGAATGCGTATTCCAATCTGAAGCCAAACCAAGTACTCTTAGATCCCACACTTGTGGAGAACTTAAAATTAAAACTTGGTGATCGTGTTCGTTTAGGAGATAGTCTTCTGGAAGTGGCAGGTGTGATTCTCAAAGAGCCAGGCGCTGTTGGTTCCTTTGTAGGTTCGGCTCCAGGTTCTATCATTCGAAAAGAAACGGCGATTCAATCAGGTCTTGTGCAACGAGGCAGTCGCATTCGTTATACGGTCTATTTACAATTTCCAGAAACCATTGATAGTTTGGCTTGGAAAGACAATGAGTTTGCTTCCTTTATCAAGGAAGATCTAACGATTTATCATAACACTGAAGTCAATTCTGGATCCCAACAATTCATCAAAAACACCTTTGATTATATGGCACTCTTAGCTCTCGCTGGATTTTTTCTGGGAGCTATTTCTGTGTATACGGCAGTTCGCACTCGTTTACTCGAAAAACGAAATGAAATTGCCATTCTTATGTGTCTTGGTGCCAAACCCAATGTGATTCTTTTGTTAGTATTTTCGGAAATACTAATTTTATCCGTATTAGGGACTGTGTTTGGACTCGCACTTGGGTCAATCATTCAAAGGTTATTACCTGATATCAGTGGAATCATGACCATAGGGGAACAGAGTGTCCTTGGGCTTTCCTTTTCTTCCTTTTTGTGGAGTGTTGTTTTGGGGGTGGTATTGCCACTTCTCATTTCCATTCCACTTGTGCTTGAAACAAGATCCGTAAAACCGTTAGCGGCACTGAAAGAAGTTGAATCACAAACGAGTGGAACATTTTCTTCGTCCTATTGGCAATTGGGAAGTTTTGTTTTGATTTACATTCTCTTTACAAGTCTTGCCATTTTAGAAACAGAAAGTATCTTTAAGGGAATCCTTTTCACACTTGTTTTGTTAATGTTACCACTCCTTGTTTACGGATTGTATATTCTTTTGGGAACCTTTCTTCAGAAAATAGCAAAACTGGGTTGGTTATCGAAGGAATGGAGCCTTGTAACCAAAAAAGTCACGCGTAAATCGGGTGCCCTTCGCCTTTCGATCATTGGACTTGGATCAGCACTCTTTATTCTCACACTCTCTCTCATCTTACAAGAAAGTTTACTGGAGTTAAGTGGGGCAAGAGAAATCGAACGACGCCCCAACATGTTCCTTCTCGATATTCGAGAAACACAAAAGGATGGCTTACTGGAAACCATCGCTAAGTTCCCTGTGGAAAAACAATATGTGGCTCCTGTGATTGGGGCACGTTTATCCAAGGTGAATGGCGAACCTGTTAAAAAAGAAGATACAATCAAAAATGCAATGGATCGTAATTGGCGAGCTACGGCGAGAACCAGAGAATACTTTTTATCTTACCGTGATTCTTTGTATGACACAGAAGAAGTGACCAAAGGCAGTTGGTGGAGAGAATCAAGCCAAAATGAAATCTCGGTCGAACGAGATTTTTCTACCTATTTACAAGCGAGTGTTGGAGATGAACTCACCTTTAATGTGCAAGGGCGAGAAGTCTCTGGAAAAATCACCAACCTTCGTTCAGTGAACTGGGCGGACATGAAACCAAACTTTGTAGTTTTATTTTCGCGAGGGATTTTGGAAAAAGCACCTCGGTTTTACATCGTTTCCCTTCTCATTGACGAGAGCGAAAACCGATACCAATTACAAAAACAAGTGGTGAATCGATTTCCGAATATCACTGTGATTGATACAGAAAAAACAATCCAAGCCTTTATGGGAATTTTAGAGAAAGTCACACAGATGATGGCACTGATGACAATGTTTATCCTTGCGGCTTCTTTTGTTCTTGTGTTTACCACACTTTACGCAAGCCAATCCGAACGAAAACGAGAGTTTGCACTGTTGCGAGTCATCGGAGCAAACAGTCGTTTTATGGGTAAACATTTTTTACGAGAGGCCATGCTTGTTTCTGTGATTTCTTTTTTCCTTGGACTTGTGTATGCAGTGGTTTCCAACGAAGTCCTCAATCGTTCCGTATTAGAATTACGCAGTGTATATCCCTATGGACAACTGAGTGTGGTGTTTCTTGGAATTTGTTTTGTGACGGTGACTTTGTATACGTTAGGACTCTTTAGTTTCTTTCGTATGCCAACAAAGACAGTCCTGAAAGAAATTAAATAG